The following proteins are encoded in a genomic region of Syntrophotaleaceae bacterium:
- a CDS encoding ATP-binding protein: MRLTLKISIAFLLSVVLLFSLHSYLSIQRERTQLKERLSREARNLGESLRVMMTEIWRIGGQQAAIRFLETTNLVSGPVRVRWVSVGEPTAERFRPRVPKVALAPLRAGETISLLVESPDGRDFLVTYLPVPVSGEKLGAIELIEPLDELQGYIRESLQRSALLLVITIGSGLLLMGFLGSFWINRPVRKLAEQAERIGHGDFSTAIAVSGRDELAELAGTIDRMRSQLAEAKAAEEAANEARIEALEKLRHTERLATLGRLSAGMAHELGTPLNVIAGRAQLIARQDLSPEEAQRSARIIDDQAQRMTTIMRQLLDFARRGQARKQKVEMSGLLQSVIELLSPTARKQSVQIVKEHSPETLTVDADPGQLQQVLLNLAMNGIQAMPAGGELRLKLFREESRPRPEGETETDGPWCVIQVSDGGQGIPAQDLPHIFDPFFTTKEVGQGTGLGLSIAYGIIEEHGGWIDVTSAVNEGSTFTVYLPLAKQGGRE; the protein is encoded by the coding sequence ATGCGCCTGACGCTGAAAATATCCATTGCCTTCCTGCTGAGCGTGGTTCTGCTTTTTTCCCTGCACAGCTACCTTTCGATTCAACGGGAAAGGACCCAGCTGAAGGAGCGGTTGAGCCGGGAGGCCCGCAACCTTGGGGAGAGTCTGCGGGTGATGATGACGGAGATCTGGCGAATTGGGGGGCAGCAGGCCGCCATACGGTTTCTCGAAACCACCAATCTGGTCAGCGGACCTGTCCGGGTTCGCTGGGTCAGCGTCGGCGAGCCGACCGCGGAGAGGTTCCGTCCCCGGGTGCCGAAAGTCGCATTAGCCCCCCTCAGAGCGGGAGAAACCATTTCGCTGCTGGTAGAGTCCCCAGACGGTCGCGACTTTCTGGTCACCTATCTGCCCGTTCCGGTCAGCGGGGAAAAACTGGGCGCTATCGAGCTCATCGAACCGTTGGATGAGTTGCAGGGATACATCAGGGAAAGCCTGCAACGATCGGCCCTGCTGCTGGTGATTACCATCGGTTCCGGGCTGCTGCTGATGGGTTTTCTCGGCAGTTTCTGGATCAACCGCCCGGTTCGCAAGCTGGCGGAGCAAGCCGAGCGGATCGGGCATGGCGATTTTTCCACGGCCATAGCCGTCTCGGGACGGGACGAATTGGCAGAGCTTGCCGGCACCATCGACCGTATGCGCAGCCAACTGGCAGAAGCCAAAGCGGCTGAAGAGGCCGCCAACGAGGCCAGAATCGAAGCCCTGGAAAAGCTGCGGCATACCGAGCGGCTGGCCACTCTGGGGCGACTTTCGGCAGGCATGGCTCATGAGCTCGGCACCCCTCTGAACGTGATTGCCGGCCGTGCCCAGCTTATCGCCCGCCAGGATCTTTCGCCGGAAGAAGCACAGCGGTCGGCGCGGATTATCGACGATCAGGCCCAACGAATGACCACCATCATGCGCCAGCTGCTCGATTTCGCCCGTCGCGGTCAGGCGCGCAAGCAAAAGGTGGAAATGAGCGGGCTGCTCCAGAGTGTCATCGAGCTGCTGTCCCCGACAGCCCGCAAGCAATCCGTTCAGATCGTCAAGGAACACTCGCCGGAAACGTTGACCGTAGATGCCGATCCCGGCCAACTCCAGCAGGTGCTGCTGAACCTGGCCATGAACGGAATCCAGGCTATGCCCGCAGGCGGGGAACTGAGACTGAAACTGTTCCGGGAAGAGTCCCGGCCCCGACCGGAAGGCGAAACAGAAACAGACGGCCCCTGGTGCGTCATTCAGGTATCGGATGGGGGTCAGGGCATCCCTGCGCAGGATCTGCCCCATATCTTCGATCCCTTTTTTACCACCAAGGAGGTCGGCCAGGGTACGGGTCTCGGCCTGTCCATCGCCTACGGCATCATCGAGGAGCACGGAGGCTGGATCGACGTCACCAGCGCTGTGAACGAGGGGAGCACTTTTACCGTCTATCTCCCCCTGGCGAAACAGGGAGGGCGGGAATGA
- a CDS encoding B12-binding domain-containing radical SAM protein: MNVLLIYPEFPDTFWSFKHALKFAHKKASSPPLGLVTVAALLPADWNKRLLDLNVTRLRAEDLAWADIALVSAMLVQQESARQVIALCRQAGVRIIAGGPLFTASCELFPEVDHFVLNEGELTLPSFLADFAEGKAKRLYQTTEFADIRQSPVPLWELVDMRRYAAMSLQYSRGCPYNCEFCNVTTLFGHRPRIKSTTQVIAELDCLYAKGWRGSVFFVDDNFIGNKQQLKNDLLPALIDWQRNHEALCFYTEASINLADDDELMELMAAAGFDTVFVGIETPNHAGLVEAGKLHNQCRDLVGDVKRLQRAGLQVQGGFIVGFDSDTPSIFQRQIDFIQESGIVTAMVGMLQALPGTRLYERLKREGRINSDSTGDNVSLLTNVIPAMNLEMLQEGYKTILRTIYSPRIYYQRVMAFLEEYRPPKVRTSLNFHHQLAFIKSLYRLGLFSKGRLYFWKALCWTLFHRPRLFPQVITLAIYGYHFRTICERYILR; the protein is encoded by the coding sequence ATGAATGTTCTTTTGATCTATCCCGAATTTCCCGACACCTTCTGGAGTTTCAAGCACGCGCTGAAATTCGCCCACAAGAAAGCGTCTTCCCCGCCCCTGGGTCTGGTCACGGTCGCCGCGCTTCTGCCGGCCGACTGGAATAAACGCCTGCTCGATCTCAACGTTACACGGCTCAGGGCCGAGGACCTGGCCTGGGCCGATATCGCCCTGGTCAGCGCCATGCTGGTCCAGCAGGAATCGGCCCGGCAGGTGATCGCACTCTGCCGGCAGGCGGGGGTCCGGATCATTGCCGGCGGGCCTCTGTTCACCGCTTCCTGCGAACTGTTTCCCGAGGTCGATCATTTCGTTCTGAATGAAGGGGAGTTGACGCTGCCTTCCTTCCTGGCCGATTTCGCCGAGGGAAAGGCAAAAAGGCTTTATCAGACAACAGAGTTTGCCGATATCCGCCAGTCTCCGGTACCTCTCTGGGAACTTGTGGATATGCGGAGGTATGCCGCCATGAGTCTGCAGTATTCCCGTGGCTGCCCGTATAACTGCGAATTCTGCAACGTGACGACACTGTTTGGCCACCGGCCGCGCATCAAGAGCACAACCCAGGTGATCGCCGAACTCGACTGCCTCTACGCAAAGGGCTGGCGGGGCAGCGTATTTTTTGTTGACGACAACTTCATAGGCAACAAACAGCAGCTCAAAAACGACCTCCTTCCCGCTCTCATTGACTGGCAGAGAAATCATGAGGCTCTCTGCTTCTATACCGAAGCCTCCATCAACCTGGCCGATGACGATGAGCTGATGGAACTTATGGCCGCCGCCGGTTTCGATACCGTTTTCGTCGGTATCGAAACCCCCAACCATGCCGGCCTGGTGGAGGCGGGCAAACTGCACAACCAGTGCCGCGATCTGGTGGGGGACGTCAAGCGGCTGCAGCGTGCGGGCCTGCAGGTCCAGGGCGGATTCATCGTCGGCTTTGACAGCGATACACCCTCCATTTTCCAGCGCCAGATCGATTTCATCCAGGAAAGCGGTATCGTCACCGCCATGGTCGGGATGCTGCAGGCTCTTCCGGGAACCAGGCTGTACGAACGGTTGAAGCGGGAGGGTCGTATCAACAGCGATTCGACAGGGGACAACGTCAGCCTTTTGACCAATGTCATCCCTGCCATGAATCTGGAAATGCTTCAGGAAGGGTACAAGACCATTCTGCGGACCATTTACTCCCCCAGGATCTATTATCAGCGGGTCATGGCTTTTCTCGAGGAATACCGCCCGCCCAAAGTGCGAACATCTCTCAACTTTCATCATCAGCTGGCCTTTATAAAATCGTTGTACCGTCTGGGACTTTTCAGCAAGGGGCGTCTCTATTTCTGGAAAGCCCTTTGCTGGACCCTTTTTCACCGGCCCCGCCTCTTTCCTCAGGTCATCACCCTGGCCATCTACGGCTACCATTTCAGAACCATCTGCGAACGGTACATTCTGCGCTGA
- a CDS encoding type IV pilus twitching motility protein PilT yields the protein MPRIDTFLKIMQENNVSDLHLSANTEPMLRINGVLQRAEHRQLSEDEVKIIIYELLTDAQISHLEEKGDLDCAYTLPGIARFRINIFKKYPGMAAAFRIIPNQVPTLDELGLPDVLKKMLAVRSGLVLVTGPTNSGKSTTLAAMVNHLNDTMNHHIITLEDPLEFIHPNKKCLINQRQIGEHCENFASGLRAALREDPNVILVGEMRDLETISLALSAAEVGQLVLGTLHTRSAAQTVSRVVDPFPAGQQTQIRHMLAEVLVGVCSQQLLRRSDKKGRVAALEIMMGNHAIRNLIRDQKSHLINNAILSNRASGMQLMDLHLKQLVSEKVITQDEAVRYMIESPIAVQNQ from the coding sequence ATGCCAAGAATCGACACATTTTTGAAAATAATGCAGGAAAACAACGTCTCGGACCTGCATCTCAGCGCCAACACGGAACCGATGCTGAGAATCAACGGGGTTCTGCAAAGGGCGGAGCACCGCCAGTTATCCGAAGATGAGGTGAAAATCATCATATACGAGCTTCTGACCGATGCTCAGATCAGCCATCTGGAGGAGAAGGGTGACCTCGATTGCGCCTATACCCTGCCTGGGATTGCCCGGTTCCGTATCAATATTTTTAAAAAATATCCGGGAATGGCTGCAGCCTTCAGGATAATACCCAACCAGGTCCCCACCCTCGATGAGCTGGGTTTGCCCGATGTTCTGAAAAAAATGCTGGCGGTTCGCTCCGGTCTGGTCTTGGTGACGGGACCAACCAACTCAGGCAAATCCACCACACTTGCCGCGATGGTCAATCATCTCAATGACACCATGAATCACCATATTATTACCCTGGAGGATCCCCTGGAATTCATCCATCCAAATAAGAAATGCCTCATCAACCAGAGGCAGATCGGTGAGCATTGCGAAAATTTCGCAAGCGGTCTGCGTGCCGCCTTGCGGGAGGATCCAAATGTTATTCTGGTCGGGGAAATGCGGGACCTCGAAACCATATCCCTGGCCTTGTCGGCAGCGGAAGTCGGTCAGCTTGTTCTCGGTACCCTGCACACCCGCTCAGCGGCCCAGACCGTCAGCCGTGTGGTCGATCCTTTTCCGGCCGGGCAGCAGACCCAGATCCGGCATATGCTGGCTGAGGTCCTGGTCGGTGTCTGTTCCCAGCAGCTGCTGCGCCGCTCCGATAAGAAAGGAAGGGTAGCTGCCCTTGAAATCATGATGGGAAACCATGCCATCCGCAATCTTATCCGTGACCAGAAAAGCCACCTCATCAACAATGCAATCCTGAGCAACCGGGCCAGCGGCATGCAGTTGATGGATCTCCACCTGAAACAGCTCGTTTCCGAAAAGGTCATCACCCAGGATGAGGCAGTCCGCTATATGATCGAGAGCCCGATTGCCGTTCAAAATCAATAA
- a CDS encoding DUF4388 domain-containing protein: MNENRLDQILIRLGYVNEEQIKAALQKQKIHGGRIGSHLLNTKAIDEGKLAEALSLQHQVPAFNPARDPVSREFVKTIPADLVSENEVLPIDYDASSGILTLVITDPKNEKAFMAVRRVIKCSKMRILVAPEAMFASLVESLGMETEIDGINNRIRLPDLFDQTEPQASKNENSFLQSAEDKNLPQVLLISNEVFLKNFLGPIFEREGFDLLAPSDGNEIREQLQSPEVKKILVSEEMAPQVRHWCRHRAPSLPGLDIVEFGRISTSLLGNLASYDRMYQSLTQSLRIITEGHATQAAFTPPYDLLRDDIGNLAKALEMNRVAIDALRLTALLIVPTGTSVVDQNSSLPENDFAGIDWNRTLEQAKFLQFPWPLDDAIRAFRQILSERVNLKEFTDCDPETALAGQILAIVWHHFYHIARGRTEGHVMNVKSELRKKSGLLARSEVVEAYLRIIERSAENFRATAYVQLFIVGKSDHNLIQLATRLRYLGYHPVQINSLQEAANMSERQPPAAIFIHEPSFPREIMKSASLFNKREETSLYAITRENDPSQMLNLFDAGFDDVFPFPYNMDIVAARLRKTTMERPKPAPLGSFRAAFSAFSFTDLLQGLSQGLKSVKIDLANSRGNKATIYLNRGRLNHARCGELTGPEAVYEVITWLEDGEFVVEPAKEFPEQNIEMSLESVLMEGCRILDEARAGR; the protein is encoded by the coding sequence ATGAATGAAAACCGACTTGACCAGATCCTGATTCGCCTCGGCTATGTCAATGAAGAACAGATCAAAGCTGCTCTTCAGAAGCAGAAAATTCACGGAGGCCGGATCGGAAGCCATCTGCTGAACACCAAAGCCATTGATGAAGGGAAACTGGCAGAAGCTCTTTCCCTGCAGCACCAGGTACCCGCCTTTAATCCGGCCCGTGACCCTGTATCCCGGGAGTTTGTCAAAACCATTCCCGCTGACCTTGTTTCCGAAAACGAAGTGCTGCCGATCGATTACGACGCAAGCAGCGGAATTCTGACGCTGGTGATTACGGATCCAAAAAACGAAAAAGCGTTCATGGCCGTCAGGAGAGTGATCAAATGTTCGAAAATGAGGATACTGGTTGCGCCGGAGGCAATGTTTGCCAGTCTGGTCGAGAGCCTCGGAATGGAAACCGAAATAGACGGAATAAATAACAGAATCAGGCTCCCGGACCTCTTCGACCAGACAGAACCCCAAGCCTCCAAAAACGAAAATTCGTTCTTGCAATCCGCAGAAGATAAAAACCTTCCTCAGGTTCTTCTGATCAGCAATGAAGTGTTTCTCAAAAATTTCCTGGGGCCTATTTTCGAACGGGAGGGATTCGATCTTCTAGCGCCCTCGGACGGGAATGAAATCCGCGAGCAGCTCCAATCACCGGAGGTGAAGAAAATTCTGGTTTCAGAGGAGATGGCTCCTCAAGTACGCCACTGGTGCCGCCACCGTGCCCCCTCCCTTCCGGGTCTGGATATAGTTGAATTCGGCCGCATCAGTACCAGCCTACTTGGCAATCTCGCTTCCTATGACAGGATGTACCAGAGTCTGACCCAGTCCCTCAGGATCATAACCGAGGGCCATGCCACACAGGCCGCATTCACTCCTCCCTACGACCTGTTGCGGGACGATATCGGCAATCTCGCCAAAGCTCTGGAAATGAACCGGGTGGCCATCGATGCCCTGCGCTTGACGGCCCTGTTGATCGTTCCGACCGGAACAAGTGTGGTCGACCAGAATTCCTCATTACCGGAAAATGACTTTGCCGGCATCGACTGGAACAGGACGTTGGAACAGGCTAAATTCCTCCAATTTCCGTGGCCCCTGGACGATGCCATCCGCGCTTTCCGTCAGATCCTTTCCGAGCGGGTTAATCTCAAGGAGTTCACCGACTGCGATCCGGAAACGGCACTGGCCGGACAGATTTTGGCCATCGTCTGGCATCATTTCTATCATATTGCACGGGGCCGGACGGAAGGCCATGTCATGAACGTAAAAAGCGAACTGAGGAAGAAAAGCGGTCTTCTGGCCCGGTCCGAGGTTGTCGAGGCCTACCTGAGGATAATCGAGAGAAGTGCCGAAAACTTCAGGGCGACAGCCTATGTCCAGTTGTTCATTGTCGGGAAAAGCGACCACAACCTGATCCAACTTGCCACCCGTTTGCGTTATCTCGGATATCACCCGGTTCAAATCAATTCCCTGCAGGAGGCCGCCAACATGAGCGAGCGTCAGCCCCCTGCTGCCATTTTTATCCATGAGCCGAGCTTCCCCAGAGAGATTATGAAAAGCGCTTCTCTTTTTAATAAGAGGGAAGAGACCTCTCTTTATGCGATCACCAGGGAGAATGATCCCTCGCAGATGCTCAACCTGTTCGACGCCGGTTTCGATGATGTTTTCCCTTTTCCTTACAACATGGATATTGTTGCCGCCCGCCTGCGGAAAACCACCATGGAGCGTCCCAAACCTGCCCCTCTCGGAAGTTTTCGGGCCGCGTTTTCGGCCTTTTCCTTTACCGACCTGCTACAGGGCCTGAGCCAGGGACTCAAATCGGTGAAAATCGATCTCGCCAACAGCCGAGGGAACAAGGCCACCATTTACCTCAATCGGGGACGGCTGAATCACGCTCGCTGCGGAGAGTTGACGGGTCCTGAAGCGGTTTACGAGGTCATAACCTGGCTGGAGGACGGGGAGTTCGTCGTCGAGCCCGCGAAGGAGTTCCCGGAACAGAACATCGAGATGTCCCTCGAATCGGTCCTCATGGAGGGATGCCGGATTCTGGATGAAGCCAGAGCCGGAAGATAG
- a CDS encoding ABC transporter ATP-binding protein has protein sequence MVEDLMPNQAGDRAVEGRKPLLSARGLTKIYHPGGDVEVRALNGVDLDLFAGELVVLLGPSGSGKSTLLNILGGLDAPTAGEIFFREENLTGADERELTRYRREAVGFIFQFYNLIPSLTARENVALITEIARDPMAPEEALALVDLGDRMDHFPSQLSGGQQQRVAISRAIAKRPEVLLCDEPTGALDVKTGITVLEAIERVNRDLGTLAVIITHNAAIAEMADRVIHLSDGQITEILANRERRPVRSLVW, from the coding sequence ATGGTGGAAGATTTGATGCCGAATCAGGCAGGCGATCGAGCAGTCGAAGGTCGCAAGCCTCTGCTCAGCGCCCGCGGGCTCACCAAGATCTATCATCCGGGCGGGGATGTGGAGGTGCGGGCGCTGAACGGCGTCGATCTCGATCTCTTTGCGGGGGAGCTGGTCGTGCTGCTCGGCCCCTCCGGAAGCGGCAAATCGACCCTGCTTAATATCCTCGGCGGGCTGGATGCGCCGACTGCCGGAGAAATATTTTTCCGGGAAGAGAACCTCACCGGAGCGGACGAACGGGAACTGACCCGCTACCGCCGCGAAGCTGTCGGCTTCATCTTCCAGTTCTACAACCTGATTCCGAGCCTGACCGCCCGGGAGAACGTGGCGCTGATCACCGAAATCGCCCGGGATCCGATGGCGCCCGAGGAAGCTTTGGCGCTGGTCGATCTCGGCGACCGGATGGACCATTTCCCCTCCCAGCTTTCCGGCGGCCAGCAGCAGCGGGTCGCCATCAGCCGCGCCATCGCCAAGCGGCCCGAGGTGCTGCTGTGCGACGAACCGACCGGGGCCCTGGACGTGAAGACCGGCATCACCGTGCTCGAAGCCATCGAGCGGGTGAACCGCGACCTCGGCACCCTGGCGGTGATCATTACCCACAACGCCGCCATTGCCGAGATGGCCGACCGGGTGATCCACCTCTCCGACGGCCAAATTACCGAGATTCTTGCCAATCGCGAACGCCGTCCGGTGCGTTCGCTGGTCTGGTGA
- a CDS encoding FtsX-like permease family protein — translation MRPLDLKLLRDLGSMKGQMIAVALVMACGLTMMIMARGLIESLERARDAYYASYRFADVFCDLKRAPNAVRSRLAAIPDVSAVQTRVKGGAVLDLPGMAEPADGIMLSIPDEQPHLLNLLFLRSGRLPETGRRDEALVSEAFAEAHGFRPGDYLDATIYGARQRLRIVGIALSPEFVFELPPGTVVPDNRRYGVIWMNERELANAFDLDGAFNNVVVDVAPGGDGRKVKAELDRLLAPYGGLVAFNRTDHPSARQVDDRIRILRGFAIAFPVIFLSIAAFMTSAALTRLVRLQREQIAQLKAFGYSAAAVGWHYFKFALVVVIAGTLIGSLGGLALGSWVVVLYRQFFRFPSLVFHPDLPALLVGLAATAATSFLGVLNAVRQAMNLPPAEAMRPEPPAEFKPSLLERFGVQKLASPAFRMALRNLERKPWQAFFTALGLALATAIPIVPGAMRDGVDYLMDFQWRRAQRQDATLDLIEAGSPEALHNLARLPGVLSAEPYRSVAARICYGHRERRIAITGLPTVTRLNRLLDAEGKQVALPLSGLLLSAKLAEILDAEPGDILRLEIQEGRRPVVDAVLAGTITDFAGIGAYMEIDGLLRLMQEGATVSGAHVTVDGSRWNDFFAEVKEAPRIGSVTTTRSARESFDRTMAQMMNIVQTIYFSFAVIVSFGVIYNGARIALSERTRDLATLRVIGFTQREVAAVLIGELAVLTLLALLPGLYIGSWLAALLIESASTETTRMPLVLTARSFATAVLIVLASSGLSFAVVSRRIRRLDLLAVLKARE, via the coding sequence ATGCGCCCCCTTGATCTGAAGCTGTTGCGGGATCTCGGCAGCATGAAGGGCCAGATGATCGCCGTGGCCCTGGTGATGGCCTGCGGCCTGACCATGATGATCATGGCCCGGGGTCTGATCGAATCCCTGGAAAGGGCGCGGGACGCGTACTACGCCTCTTACCGTTTTGCCGACGTGTTCTGCGATCTCAAGCGGGCCCCCAATGCTGTGCGCTCGCGGCTGGCGGCCATCCCTGATGTTTCCGCAGTGCAGACCCGGGTCAAGGGCGGGGCTGTGCTGGACCTGCCGGGGATGGCGGAGCCCGCCGACGGCATCATGCTGTCGATCCCGGACGAACAGCCTCATCTGCTCAACCTGCTCTTTCTGCGCAGCGGACGGCTTCCCGAAACCGGCCGTCGGGACGAAGCGCTGGTCAGCGAAGCCTTTGCCGAGGCACACGGCTTTCGTCCCGGCGATTACCTCGACGCGACCATCTACGGCGCCCGTCAGCGGCTGCGCATTGTCGGTATCGCCCTGTCGCCCGAGTTCGTTTTCGAGCTGCCGCCCGGTACCGTGGTGCCCGACAACCGCCGCTACGGGGTTATCTGGATGAACGAGCGGGAGCTGGCCAATGCTTTCGACCTGGACGGCGCCTTCAACAACGTGGTGGTGGATGTAGCCCCCGGGGGCGATGGGCGCAAGGTCAAGGCGGAGCTCGACCGTCTGCTGGCACCCTACGGCGGACTGGTGGCTTTTAACCGCACCGATCACCCTTCGGCCCGGCAGGTCGACGATCGGATCCGGATTCTGCGCGGCTTCGCCATCGCCTTTCCGGTCATTTTTCTGAGCATCGCCGCTTTCATGACCAGCGCCGCCCTCACCCGGCTGGTGCGCCTGCAGAGGGAGCAGATAGCCCAGCTCAAGGCCTTCGGCTACTCCGCCGCCGCGGTCGGCTGGCATTACTTCAAGTTCGCCCTGGTCGTGGTGATCGCCGGCACCCTGATCGGCTCCCTGGGGGGCCTTGCGCTCGGCAGTTGGGTGGTCGTCCTCTACCGTCAGTTCTTCCGCTTTCCGTCCCTGGTTTTTCATCCCGACCTGCCTGCCCTGCTGGTCGGTTTGGCGGCGACCGCGGCGACTTCGTTCCTCGGCGTCCTCAATGCCGTGCGGCAGGCGATGAATCTGCCCCCCGCCGAGGCGATGCGGCCGGAGCCGCCCGCGGAATTCAAGCCGTCCCTGCTGGAGCGCTTCGGTGTGCAGAAACTGGCGTCCCCGGCTTTCCGCATGGCTTTGCGCAATCTGGAACGCAAGCCGTGGCAGGCGTTTTTCACCGCCCTGGGTCTGGCGCTGGCCACCGCGATCCCGATCGTGCCGGGGGCGATGCGCGACGGGGTCGACTATCTGATGGATTTCCAATGGCGCCGTGCCCAGCGCCAGGATGCGACCCTGGACCTGATCGAGGCCGGCTCTCCGGAAGCTCTCCACAATCTGGCCCGGCTACCGGGCGTTTTGAGCGCCGAACCGTATCGGAGCGTGGCCGCCCGGATTTGTTACGGCCATCGGGAACGGCGCATCGCCATCACCGGTTTGCCGACCGTCACCCGGCTGAACCGTCTGCTCGACGCCGAGGGCAAACAGGTCGCCCTGCCCCTGTCCGGTCTGCTGCTGTCGGCGAAACTCGCCGAGATCCTCGATGCCGAGCCCGGCGACATCCTGCGGCTTGAAATTCAGGAGGGCCGAAGGCCCGTGGTCGACGCCGTGCTCGCCGGGACCATCACCGATTTCGCCGGGATCGGCGCCTACATGGAGATCGACGGACTCCTTCGCCTGATGCAGGAAGGCGCTACCGTCAGCGGGGCGCATGTGACAGTGGACGGGTCGCGCTGGAACGACTTTTTCGCCGAGGTGAAGGAAGCTCCCCGGATCGGCTCCGTTACAACCACCCGGTCCGCCCGGGAGAGTTTCGACCGGACCATGGCGCAGATGATGAACATCGTCCAGACAATCTATTTCAGTTTCGCGGTGATCGTGTCCTTCGGGGTGATCTACAACGGCGCGCGCATTGCCCTCTCAGAGAGGACCCGCGACCTGGCGACCCTGCGGGTCATCGGCTTCACTCAAAGGGAGGTGGCGGCGGTGCTGATCGGAGAACTGGCCGTGCTGACCCTGCTGGCTCTGCTGCCGGGCCTGTACATCGGCAGCTGGCTGGCGGCCCTGCTGATCGAAAGCGCCAGCACCGAAACCACCCGCATGCCGCTGGTCCTCACCGCCCGCTCCTTCGCCACCGCTGTGCTGATCGTGCTCGCCTCTTCAGGGCTGTCTTTCGCTGTCGTCAGTCGAAGGATCCGCAGGCTCGATCTGCTGGCGGTGCTCAAGGCCCGGGAATGA
- a CDS encoding HlyD family efflux transporter periplasmic adaptor subunit yields the protein MTTTQNSASDRTRIAIPARNQRGQWRKLLLWALAGLLLAAIILGLWPNPIPVETAKVRRGPLTVSVLEEGKTRIRHRYVISPPVSGYLQRVPLRAGAPIRAGETVLATIEAEQSGFLDPRARAEAEARVEAAEANRKLRRAEVERARIALDLGRKEFARADELRREGIISVQEWDAAENRLNILTRERNAAEFALRVAEFELDQARARLVQLQSPEPGSSKVLRIVAPINGFVLNVFEENARVVAPGTPIMEVGDPRDLEAEIELLSSDAVAVVPGAEVAIEQWGGEQSLRGRVTLVEKGGFTKISALGVEEQRVKVRVEFLENPPPGRELGDRYRVEARIATWQGKDVLQVPAGALFRRGGDWMTFVVEGGKARLRKVDIAHSNGIDAEVVSGLSEGEEVIVYPPDSLTDGAAVDFAELEG from the coding sequence ATGACGACTACACAAAATTCCGCATCCGACCGAACCCGTATTGCCATTCCCGCCCGAAACCAGCGGGGCCAGTGGCGTAAACTCCTTCTCTGGGCTCTGGCCGGCCTGCTGCTGGCGGCGATCATCCTCGGTCTGTGGCCGAACCCGATTCCGGTGGAGACCGCAAAGGTCCGCCGCGGGCCGCTCACGGTCAGCGTGCTGGAAGAGGGCAAGACCCGCATCCGCCACCGGTATGTGATATCCCCGCCCGTGTCAGGATATCTGCAGCGCGTGCCGCTGAGAGCGGGAGCCCCGATCCGCGCCGGCGAAACCGTTCTGGCGACTATCGAAGCCGAACAATCGGGATTTCTCGACCCCCGGGCGCGGGCCGAGGCCGAGGCGAGGGTCGAAGCCGCCGAGGCCAACCGGAAACTGCGCCGCGCCGAAGTCGAGCGCGCCCGGATCGCCCTCGATCTCGGCCGGAAGGAGTTCGCACGGGCGGATGAACTGCGCCGGGAGGGAATCATCTCCGTTCAGGAATGGGACGCCGCGGAAAACCGCCTGAACATCCTGACCCGGGAACGGAATGCCGCCGAATTTGCCCTGCGGGTGGCGGAGTTCGAGCTCGACCAGGCCCGGGCCCGGCTGGTCCAGTTGCAGTCTCCCGAACCCGGATCATCCAAGGTTTTGCGGATCGTGGCTCCCATCAACGGTTTCGTTCTCAACGTCTTCGAGGAAAACGCCCGGGTGGTCGCTCCCGGGACCCCCATCATGGAAGTGGGCGATCCCCGGGATCTGGAAGCGGAGATCGAACTGCTCTCAAGTGACGCCGTGGCGGTCGTTCCGGGAGCGGAGGTCGCCATCGAGCAGTGGGGTGGCGAACAGTCCCTGCGCGGCCGAGTCACCCTGGTCGAAAAGGGCGGCTTCACCAAGATTTCGGCCCTCGGCGTGGAAGAGCAGCGGGTCAAGGTGCGGGTGGAGTTTCTCGAAAATCCGCCGCCCGGAAGAGAACTGGGCGACCGCTACCGGGTGGAGGCGCGCATCGCCACTTGGCAAGGCAAGGACGTGCTGCAGGTGCCGGCCGGAGCACTGTTTCGGCGGGGCGGCGACTGGATGACCTTTGTTGTCGAGGGGGGCAAGGCCCGCCTGCGAAAAGTGGACATCGCCCACAGCAACGGTATCGACGCGGAGGTCGTGTCCGGCCTGTCGGAGGGTGAGGAGGTCATCGTCTATCCGCCGGACAGCCTGACCGACGGAGCCGCGGTTGATTTTGCGGAATTGGAGGGATAG